The window GCCTGGCGGCGGTGATCGGCGGTAGATCAATAGCCCGCGGGACAGGGGCCGGGACATTGGCGAAGGCGGCCTTCCAGTCGGCGAAGCGGGCGCCGGCGCGGGTGGCGACGGCCACGGCGGCGCCGGCGGCGAAACCGCCCTGGGCCAGACGGTGTTCGATCCACGCCCACTTCGGCGAGGTCAGGCGCACGTCGACGCGGCCGCGCAAGTGACCACGCAGGCGCGCCAGCTTGGCGTCGATGGAGGCGATCGATTCGAAGGGTGAGCGGTCGAGCGGCGTGTTGCGCTTGGCCACGAAGGGCGCAATGGACAGCGCTACCTTGGGCGCCACCTTGGCCAGTTCCAGGGCGAAGCGCCCCAGCTCGTCGATGTCATCCATGGTCTCGCCGGGCAGGCCCATCATCATGTAAAGCTTTAACAACCGCAGCTTGTGTTCCTGGCACAGGGCCGCCGCGCGCAGCAGGTGTTTCTCTTTCGTCTTGCGTTCGATGATGGTGCGCATTCGCTCGGACGAGCCATCGGAGGCGGTGGTCAGCGTACGATAGCCGCCGCGCTTGAGCAGGCCGACGATCTCGGAGGTCAAGCGATCGGCGCGCAAGCTGGAGACGCCGACCTCGCGGCCCTGGTCGACGAGGCCAGCCAGGATCTGCGGAAGCTGCGGGTGATCGGTGACGGCGGCGCCCACCAGACCGACGCGCCGGGCGTCGGCGGGGATCAACCCCAGCACGCGCTCGGCTTCCACCAGGCGCATTCCGCCGTTGGTCGAGCGGCGCATCACGCAGTAGGTGCAGCCGCGGTGGCAGCCGCGTTCGGCTTCGATGAGGAACATGTTCGAAAGCTCGGTGTGCGGCGTGCGGATCTGCGAATAGGCCGGCAGGCGGTCGTCGGGCGCGGCGGCGATGCCGGGCAGGTTCTCGCCATGGATCGACGGCACATAGAAACCGGGCAGGCGGGCCATCTCGGCCAGCCAGGCGGCCCGATCGGTGGCGTCGCGGACGGCCTCCATTAACACACTGACCAGTCCCTCTGCTTCGCCGAGGATCATGATGTCGGCGTAAGGACCGGCGGGCACCGGGTTCGAAAAAGTCAGCGGTCCGCCGATCACGATCAAAGGATAGCGGCCGGGGTTTTGGGCGCGTTCGCTGGCAAAGGCGGGGATGCCAGATAGATCCAGACAGTCGACCAGGCCGGCCAGCTCCAGCTCGTAGGCCAGAGAAAAAGCCACCACGCGAAAGTTCGAGACCGGTCGGCTGGATTCGTAGGTCAGCAACGCTTCGCGGGCGATGCGGGCGGCGGCCACGTCGTCGGGCAGGAAGGCGCGCTCGGCGCAGACGTCGGGCAGGGCGTTCAGCTCGCGATAGATGCTTTGAAATCCCAGCGACGACATGCCGACGTGGTACGGGCTTGGGTAGCACAGCGCCACGCCCAGCTCGGCCTGCTTGAAGATCGTTCCGGTCTCGGCGTGCAGCCGCTCATCCCGGATGGCGCGAAACGATTTCATTCAACCAGCCGGTCAATATACGGCGAAATGCCGGCGGGCGCCTGTCCGGTCAGATTGACGCGCTTTCGCCCGAGGTTTCGGGGTGGGCGTGGGCGCTCATCATTTGCAGGCGGTACAGCTTGGCGTAGATGCCGCCCTTGGCCAGCAGCTCGGCGTGCGTGCCTTCCTCGGCGATGCGGCCGCGGTGCACGACGACGATGCGCGAGGCGCGCTGGATAGTCGACAGACGGTGGGCGATGACGATCGACGTGCGGCCCTGCATCAGCTCGGCGATGCCGCGTTCGATCAAGCGTTCGGTCTCGGGATCGACGCTGGCAGTGGCCTCGTCCAGGATCAGGATCTCCGGCTGCCGGCACAACGCCCGGGCAAAAGCCACCAGCTGCCGCTCGCCGGCGGAGAAGTTCGCGCCGCGTTCGACCACCATGGCTTGCAAGCCTTCCGGACGCGAGGCGATCACCCGATCGGCGCCGACCCGCCGGGCGGCGTCGTTCATGCGCTCGGGCGTGACCGTCGGATCGCCGAGACCGATGTTGTCGGCCAGCGTTCCCGCGAACAGGAAGACGTCCTGGCTGACCACCACCAGCCGGCGCCGCAACGACGCCGCATCGACGGTTCGGATGTCGGCGCCGTCGATGCGCACCACGCCGCCTTGGGTTTCATAAAGCCGTGGCAGCAATTTGATCAGGCTGGATTTGCCGGCCCCGGTGGCGCCCACCACCGCCACCGTCTCGCCGCGACGGATGGTCAGCGAGATGTCGTTCAGCACCGGGCGGTCGGGTCGATAGCCGAAGGTGACGTGGTCAAGTTCAATCATCGGGGCGTTCGCCGGCGGCGGGGCGCCGATCGCCGGGTGGATGGGGGCGTCGGGCTCGACGGTGTCCAGCAAGGCGAAGATGCGTTCGGCGGCGGCCATCGCTTGCTGCATGACCGTGTACTTCGTCGACAGATCGCGGATCGGCGCGAAGAACTTGCTCAGATATTCGATGAAGGCCACCACCACGCCGAAGGTCAGCGTGCCGCCGGCGATGCGCAGGCCGCCGTTCCACAAAAGCCCGGCGATGGCCACCGAACCGACCGCCTCGACGATCGAGTACAGCGCGGCGTCGGCGCCGATGGCCCGGGTGTTGGCTTGCCGGTAGGCCAGGTTGATCTCGTCGAACGAGGCGGCGATGCGCGTTTCCTGGGCGAAGGCCTGCACGATCTTCATGCCGGACAGATGCTCCTGCAGGAAGCTGTTCAGCCGAGCCAGCTTGGCGCGGATCTCGCGAAAGGCGTCGCGCACCACGCGCCGGAACAGCGATGCGATGCCAAACAAGATCGGCGCCGAGCCCATGGAAAACAGGGCCAGCCGCCAGTCGATGGCGAACATCGCCACCAGGAACGCCGTCATGCGCACGAGATCGCCCAGCAAGCTGACGATGCCCGAGGCGAACATGTCGATGACCGATTCGATGTCGCTGGTCATCCGGGTCATGAGGCGCCCCACCGGCGTGCGATCGAAGAACGACGCCGCCAGCGACAGCACGTGGCCGTGCAGGCGCAGGCGCAGGTCGTTCATCGCTCGCTGGCCCATCAGCTGCGTCAGGTAAAGGTGGGCGAACATGGCGCCGTACTGACCGAGCAGCGCCCCCAGGTACAAAAGCCCGATGCGGTTGAGACCTTGCAGCCGGCCGATCGCGATGTGCTCGTCGATGGCTTTTTTCAGCAGGATCGGCAGCGTCACCTCGAACCCGGCGATGATGGGCAGAAAGATCACCGCGGCGATCAGCAGCGCGCGGTATGGCCAGATGTACTGGAAGATCCGGCGCAGCAGCGTGCGGTCGAGGGCCTTGCCGAGGACGTCGTCGCCGTGGGCCGGGTGCGGGCGGGCGCGCGCGGCCGCGTTGGGGGCGGCGTTTTCGTCGGCCGGTTTGTTGTCGCCGCCGCTCACAGCGCCGCCTCGGCCAGCGCTTCGGCGGCCAGTTGCTCGCGGTAAAGCTGGGCGTAAAGGCCGCCGCCGGACAGAAGCTCGCGGTGCGTGCCGCGCTCGCTGACGCGGCCGGCGTCGAGGACCAGAATTTGATCGGCGTCCTTCACCGCCGCCACCCGGTGCGAGATCAAGATCGACGTGCGCCCCTTCAAGATCGGCCGCAGCCGGGTGAGGATCTCTTTCTCCGTGCTGGCGTCCACCGACGACAGCGAATCGTCCAGGATCAAGATGCGCGGCTGCGCGGCCAGGGCCCGGGCCAGCGCCACCCGCTGCCGTTGTCCGCCGGAAAGGGTGATGCCGCGCTCGCCGACCATCGTGTCGTATCCGTCGGGCAGCACCGCCAGATCCGGACCCAGGCCGGCGGCTTCGGCGGCGGCGTGAACGGCCGGATCGGCGGCGCCGGCGCCAGGATGAGCGAAGCCGATGTTCTCGGCGACGGTGGCGGAGAACAAGAACGCCTCCTGAGGCGCGTACCCGATGAGGGCGCGCAAGCGCGAAAGCGGGATCTCCCTGATGTCGCGGCCGCCAATCAACAGCGTTCCCGGCGCCACCTCTTGCAGGCGCGGGATGGTGTCCACCAGCGTGGTCTTGCCCGAGCCGGTCGGCCCGACGATGGCCAGCGTTCCGCCGGCCGGCAGGGCGAACGAGACGTTGTCCAGCACCAGGCGTTCGCCGCGCGTGACGCTGAGGCCGCGCGCCTCGATCGACGGGTTCAGCGCTTCGCCGGCGTCTCCGTCGCCGCCGGTGCTGGCGGCCACCGCATCGCTGTCGCGGATCTCGCAGGTCGTGCCCAAAAGCTCGCGCACCCGGTTCCAGCCCGCCATCCCGCGCTGCCAGATCGACAGCACGAACCCCAGCGCCACGGTCGGCCACGACAGATACGCCAGGTAGGCGTTGAAGGCGGTCAATCCGCCGATGGTCATGTGTCCGGCGATCACTTCGCGTCCGCCCGCCCACAACACGATCAGGGTGCCCAGCGCGGCGATGACCGCGAAGAACGGCGTCAGGATGCCGCGCGCCCGCACCAGGCGCAGCGATCGCTGCAGATAGGTGTCGTTCAAGCGCGAGAAGATGGCGTGCCGTTCCGGTTCCAGCGCATAGCTCTTCACCACGGTGATGCCGGCCAGATCTTCCTGCAGCGCCGTCGACATGCGTCCCAGTTGATCCTGGATTTCGCGGCTGGCCCGATACATGGCCCGGGAAAACGCCCGACCGCCCAGCACCAGCGCGGGATACGGAATCAGCGCGATCAGCGTCAGCGACGGGCTGAGCTGGATGAGCAGGAACAAGCCGGTGCTGTAGACGATCGCCGTGTTCACCAGGTTCAGAAGCCCCGGACCGAACAACAACCGGACCGTGCCAAGGTCGTTGGTCAGCCGCGACATCACGTCGCCGGTGGCGTGCTGGCGATAGAACGCGGCGTCCATGCGCAGCAGATGCCCGAAGAGATCGCGGCGCAGCGTGTATTCGATGTTGCGGCCGGCGTTGAAGATCAGCATGCGCGAGTAAGTGCGAATCACCGCCTGCATGAGGGCCAGGCCGGCAATCCACAGCGCGTCGTGCCTGACCAAACCATAGACGTCCGACACCCGTCCGACCGTGCCGGCGTGGCGAAGGGCATCGATGGCATCCTTCAACAGCCAGGGAATCGCCAGCGCGAAACCGTTCGTCACCGCGAGACACAGACAACCGGCGGCGATCCGCGCCGCCTCCGGTCGCATGCGTCCCCACAATGTGTCGGGACCGGTGCTTGCTTCGCGAACGTCCATCTCGAGCCGCGGAAGTCTAGTCGCAAGATCGTCCGCCGTCCGCAACACGATTTCCGACGGTGCCGGCGCGCCCAGCTTTACACGTTGAACCCGCGAAACCGCTGGGGCTATAGTCGGGAGTCGCCTCGAGCGATCAACTCATGACCACTGACG of the Polyangia bacterium genome contains:
- a CDS encoding radical SAM protein, producing the protein MKSFRAIRDERLHAETGTIFKQAELGVALCYPSPYHVGMSSLGFQSIYRELNALPDVCAERAFLPDDVAAARIAREALLTYESSRPVSNFRVVAFSLAYELELAGLVDCLDLSGIPAFASERAQNPGRYPLIVIGGPLTFSNPVPAGPYADIMILGEAEGLVSVLMEAVRDATDRAAWLAEMARLPGFYVPSIHGENLPGIAAAPDDRLPAYSQIRTPHTELSNMFLIEAERGCHRGCTYCVMRRSTNGGMRLVEAERVLGLIPADARRVGLVGAAVTDHPQLPQILAGLVDQGREVGVSSLRADRLTSEIVGLLKRGGYRTLTTASDGSSERMRTIIERKTKEKHLLRAAALCQEHKLRLLKLYMMMGLPGETMDDIDELGRFALELAKVAPKVALSIAPFVAKRNTPLDRSPFESIASIDAKLARLRGHLRGRVDVRLTSPKWAWIEHRLAQGGFAAGAAVAVATRAGARFADWKAAFANVPAPVPRAIDLPPITAARHSLLPVASA
- a CDS encoding ABC transporter ATP-binding protein, which encodes MSGGDNKPADENAAPNAAARARPHPAHGDDVLGKALDRTLLRRIFQYIWPYRALLIAAVIFLPIIAGFEVTLPILLKKAIDEHIAIGRLQGLNRIGLLYLGALLGQYGAMFAHLYLTQLMGQRAMNDLRLRLHGHVLSLAASFFDRTPVGRLMTRMTSDIESVIDMFASGIVSLLGDLVRMTAFLVAMFAIDWRLALFSMGSAPILFGIASLFRRVVRDAFREIRAKLARLNSFLQEHLSGMKIVQAFAQETRIAASFDEINLAYRQANTRAIGADAALYSIVEAVGSVAIAGLLWNGGLRIAGGTLTFGVVVAFIEYLSKFFAPIRDLSTKYTVMQQAMAAAERIFALLDTVEPDAPIHPAIGAPPPANAPMIELDHVTFGYRPDRPVLNDISLTIRRGETVAVVGATGAGKSSLIKLLPRLYETQGGVVRIDGADIRTVDAASLRRRLVVVSQDVFLFAGTLADNIGLGDPTVTPERMNDAARRVGADRVIASRPEGLQAMVVERGANFSAGERQLVAFARALCRQPEILILDEATASVDPETERLIERGIAELMQGRTSIVIAHRLSTIQRASRIVVVHRGRIAEEGTHAELLAKGGIYAKLYRLQMMSAHAHPETSGESASI
- a CDS encoding ABC transporter ATP-binding protein translates to MDVREASTGPDTLWGRMRPEAARIAAGCLCLAVTNGFALAIPWLLKDAIDALRHAGTVGRVSDVYGLVRHDALWIAGLALMQAVIRTYSRMLIFNAGRNIEYTLRRDLFGHLLRMDAAFYRQHATGDVMSRLTNDLGTVRLLFGPGLLNLVNTAIVYSTGLFLLIQLSPSLTLIALIPYPALVLGGRAFSRAMYRASREIQDQLGRMSTALQEDLAGITVVKSYALEPERHAIFSRLNDTYLQRSLRLVRARGILTPFFAVIAALGTLIVLWAGGREVIAGHMTIGGLTAFNAYLAYLSWPTVALGFVLSIWQRGMAGWNRVRELLGTTCEIRDSDAVAASTGGDGDAGEALNPSIEARGLSVTRGERLVLDNVSFALPAGGTLAIVGPTGSGKTTLVDTIPRLQEVAPGTLLIGGRDIREIPLSRLRALIGYAPQEAFLFSATVAENIGFAHPGAGAADPAVHAAAEAAGLGPDLAVLPDGYDTMVGERGITLSGGQRQRVALARALAAQPRILILDDSLSSVDASTEKEILTRLRPILKGRTSILISHRVAAVKDADQILVLDAGRVSERGTHRELLSGGGLYAQLYREQLAAEALAEAAL